The following nucleotide sequence is from Salvia splendens isolate huo1 chromosome 2, SspV2, whole genome shotgun sequence.
GATATCAAAGGAATCGCATAGATCTTGTAGCTATGGCTCAGCCACCCACTAATAGTACAGATCTATTCACCAAAAGCACGATCCAAGGGAGCAACGTTGAATCCAACCGCGAAACTCTTCACACACCACGGATTACAACCCCAAACCACTCCACAACACCGGATCTATTGATTCTCAAAGTCACACTTCACAAGAAACCTCTCAACaagaaaccctagtttctcCAGAACCCAAGCAACCGAACTAGTTGCTTTCTCCCACACACACACGTTTATCACTCAAATATCCATGAAAAACTGCAGTGAATCAACCGGAGAACCATCGGAGAAAAAAATCACTCAAGGGAAACTTAATCGCCAGAGagcagagagagagaattgagagacaGAAGATAATGAGGTGGAGAGGAGTGGAAAGGGTGTATATCGCCCAGGGTTTGGGCTAAGGCAAACACAAGCCCGCAAAATTACCTGGGCCACAACAAATTCCAGGCCTAATAATAATAGTCCACCAACATAACAACCCATTTAATCAACAGAACTGAACATTTATACTGTACAATATTCACAACCTCATGATCTTCACTATTCATGAATTTAATAACTATAATTTGAATTAATATTAGTTTAACAATCAGatgcaatattttaaaaaccAAACCTATAAACGAATTGTCAAAATTATCAGTCCATGATTCAACGAATCGATCCGGTTTATCTGTTGATAGGATCGAAATACAGTagcataaaatataataaaatattataaaaataataaaatttaatggttggtaaaatataatatatagatactaaaattaattaattcaattataatattaaatatttgaaCATCAATTATTAGATAGTGGAGCATAACCAAAACAcgaattattattaatttcccCAAACATAATAATATGTATGGATGATGGGGACGTACCATTATAAAAATGAAGAATCAGACTCGACTCAAAAGGCAATTCTTCAGCATAATGAAATGCAGCGTAGCAAGTTGTATATGTATTGCGAAATGGTTTCCTTTTActagaaaaatgaattaaaataattaatggaaaATTAAATTACAAGTTTATGCCAGATAAGTAAATTTATCTCCTAAAAATGTTAGAGCATTTACATTCACATTCACATTCACAATGGGAGGCCTTTCACGTCTTCATGAATAAATATCTTATATGTGCATGAATAAATGTATGTGCATATATCAATACGATTACGAAATAATCCTGCTTTGTTTTACAGATTGTCTGAGAAATAGTCCTTTATGGGGCGAGTGACGACGACTTCTCAGTCGTTATGCCGAATAACGATTCATAAGCTTCCCCGCATTTTGAACGAGAGAGATCGATAAGGTTATCGCACTCATTGAACAAGCTATCATGGTCAGATAAATTACTAGCGTCATACAGATCCATATTAAAGACAAATCTGAAAGAGAAAATGATTGAATTATAGACTCATATTGGAGAGAAattggaaaaaagaaaaattttaGTGTGAAAATGAAATGAACGATATTTCATAGATGTGAACATGGttgaaaaaaaacattaatatCGGTGAACGACTATTTTGATTTTCTTCAAAAACTAATGACCATTTCCAGACGACtttaaggaaaaaaaaattaaaatctcgGATAATTTGaagttgaaaaaaaattgaatttcgcTTTGAATCATGCGTCTAGCATGTGCTTGTAAGCGCTTCAGTATTTAGATGATTATCATTTATCACGCATTTGGTTCACGCGCGGTGATGATGCACCCGGGTGTGGTGCCCGTGGTGTGTCTCACGGCTGCCTTTCTTCATGTCGAATTGCGGATTCTTCTATAAGTATAAAGTGACTGCATTTTCATAGTGAAATTAATTACAttctaaaaatgaattttttggatttttgtcACTTATATATAGAATCGAACCATGGTGTTTCATTAATCGAGTAAAGAGATGCCAAGAGCATAAATATTCATGATCGATTGATTGAAAATAACtcttatatttctattttaaatttgaGCTCTCGTCCAAACATATCTTTGTTTGCGTATACATGAAATTAATGGGATTTAGTATAATAAAAAATGGACGAAAGACAGTACATTTTGAATTCTTCTACAAGCAAATTCCTGGAATTTTATTTACACTTAGTTTGGTTCAATGCATTCAAATTGATTTGCTGGCAACAAAACGTAATAGTATGAGCTAACTCGATTTTGCAACTAAGGAAATCCCCTAACTTTATACTAGCTGGCAAGTTCAAACATAAAAGTTTCAACCTAATTTAGCTAAAATTCCATTTTAGTGATTCTGACTGGTCAACAAATTGTTTTCAATGTTGTAAGCAGGTAACTAACTAATTACTATATGAACTTTTTGTTGTCTGATCTGAACTGTTCGCGTTTATTATGTTTGGATTAAAAGttgaagtagtagtagtattcctttttattaaattaacttttttattAGATTGAGGTGATAATTTGACCCAACTAAAACCATGCACAATGCCAGTAATCTGAgtatattttgtaaaattagTATAGTTAGTTAGGTGTTCATGGCGTTTTGTATTCACTTCCATTTCCATCATCACCCACGAATCTCATATAAGCATAGCGAAGTACTACTCCATCATCAACATTGTATCCATAATAACCGAAAAGTGGGTCGTAGCCTTCCTTCCCATTTGCCTTCCTTTATTCCACATCGAACCACTTTCTGGCATTGAAAAACCATGACAATTATTGTTTCTATATTTGCCTCTatctaatttttcatttttatattcaACTCAACCTATTTTCACCTTCAAATTTCAATGATTTCATCTTAACAACATAAAAAGCTgtgttttgaaaatttcaaatatagtagaaaaaacaaaaaaaaatatttgatacGGACTTAAGCCCGACTCCTCTCTTTACCATATCAATGATTCATTTAAAGTAAAAATTATTATCCAACGCCAAAAAATAGTAGTACCATCAATGCATCAAATATAAAGTTTGATGCATGACATTGTTTCGTTTTGATGTTCGATGTATAACATTGTTTTCATTTTCCGTAAACGCATTATAAAAACACAAGTAATAATAGTACTTCAAAATTTAACATCCCCTCGAAATACATTCTCCAAAAATGTATAGATTTtttctaaataataataaaaaaattctattttctaaCCTCTAATTTCTATTATGTACTTGTACCTAATTGATCTCAACATTTAATAATACTTCAAAATTTAACATTTTCTCTCACGTaattagaaagaaatgaaataaatttgagGGATAAACAAAGCCATCCTCTAATGCATATGGATAAGAAATACATGGAAGAGTTGGCCTAACAATTCAGCATTTTAAACCTCTTGTACTGTTGTTGCACATCTAATATATCATTAAATATCCAACTCCAAAATCCTATGTACAAAATGAAAATCGGCATTTCAAAAAAGGAATATGCTGGCATTATATGTAACAACAACTTATTCctcaataatttatatatatctaatttaataaaatatctgGTTTGTATGCAATGGCGAGATCGAAAATTTCGGACAAGCAGCCTCTAGAAAGTACACTAATCTATGACTTAAACCACAGATTAGGCCGATTAATCCTTACAATAAttaatctaaaattaaaaaaaaaggggTGGGTGGTTTGCACACGGGTTGTTTGTCTATTTAAGCCAGCGTATGGCATGAATCCTCTTCCCCCTCTCCTCTCTTCTCCTCTGCTTCAATACCAATAATCCCTTTTCTACATTGCAATAGAGGATTCCCAATTTTGATATTGTGCTCTCTGTTGCTATATCCGATTCTATTTCCAGCTCCGCTTCATCCTTCATTATCATTCTGGTAAACTTCCTTTCTCCggattttgccattttttttttcatttttcatgcaTTTAATGTATTCCGAAGCTCAGGCAATTTATTGGTTGAAATTGTTATGATCAGTATAAAAAATGCACAAATGAGGGCTAATGTGAAACCTTGATTAaggttaatttaattttttttaagtataaaAAATGCACAAATGAGGGCTAATGTGAAACCTTGATTAaggttaatttaatttttttttttttttaaaatttggagCTTTTGGTGCTCTTCATAATTTGAATGATGGAAagtggttttttttaatgatcTTCTTGGTTTAATGGAGAGAAaagtttatctttttttttgtggggtttttatgttgtgtgaaaTTATTCAAGTGGTGTTTGCTTGCACTCAACTTTTGGCCTTGTTTTCTTGTGGTTCATATTGTTTCTTGGGAGTTTCGTATTACAAATGGCAAGATTCATGTGAATTACGCATCCTAAAAGTTTTTCATAATTGGACAAAAAACCATCCTTTATCATTGTTGCCGTTGCCGTTGTAAAGCAGAGTTTGCAGGCTGACAACTAACAATATGGACAAAACCATCTCATAAAAAAGAGTGGCTTCAATTCATTCAAATAAAGTCTTGATTCAAgaactttttctcttttttttccatatattttttctttcaaGTTATGTTATTAACATGAGGAAACTTCCCTTGTTTCAAGTCAATTTTGGTGGAGCTATGTTATCCTAGCACACAATGCTCACATGTTTTGGGTTTTTCTCAATTTGTTGTAGATTAAGATGGAATACAGTCAAGTTCAGGTGCCAAAATATGATTGCCTTCTCTTTGGTAAGTTTCATAACTGTATAAAGATACAATTTTGAGAAAAATATTGATAAaagtttattaaatttttgtgACTTGTTTCAGATCTTGATGACACCCTTTACCCTTTAAGTACTGGTCTAGCAACATCAGTTCTCAAGAACATTCAAGGTAAAACTTGTTTTTATTTGTTGCATATTGTTGTTGATGGAATTTTTTATTGGTGTCTGATGTTTTCTGAATATGTAACTTCATTCAGCTTATATGGATGAAAAGTTGGGTATAGACGAGAGCAAAATCCCGGACTTGTGCAATCTACTCTACAAAAACTATGGCACAACAATGGCAGGTCTTAGGGTAAGCCATCCTGCTCCATTTCGTTGTGGACTTGGACTTGGTTACATTCGAGAGATTATCTGACCACGAGTCTTCCTTTGCAGGCAATAGGCTATGACTTTGACTATGATGAGTACCATAGGTAAGCGGAACGGAACATCTTGCTGGAActattttgttttcttctccTTTCGTGGTTTTATGTTTTTAAACGTTCAAAACTTTCATTCTTGCAGCTTTGTCCATGGTAGATTGCCTTACGAAAACTTGAAACCCGATCCTGTGTTGAAAAGCCTCCTATCTAGCTTGCCCATCCGTAAAGTGGTGAGTGTGTTTGACCTTCTTTGTCGACTTCTAGCTAGCTCACGAGCAATTTGATTGTTCACTAAAAAAATCTTCATTGCACGAACAGATCTTCACAAATGCTGATAAGGTGCACGCGATCAAAGCTCTGAACCGGCTAGGTTTGGAAGACTGCTTCGAAGGGATCATCTGCTTCGAGACCCTGAACCCTACTCACAAGAGCACTGCATCAGATGATGAGGATGACACCGAGTTCATAGGATCAACGCAATCCTCTACTGCAGTGAACGGAACCTCTGGGGTTTTCGACATCATTGGATATTTTTCTCAGCCCGATGCACAGCCATCTGGCTTGCCAAAAACACCAATCGTCTGCAAACCTTCAGAATCCGCCATCGAAAAGGCCATTAAAATCGCCAACATAGATCCTCACCGAACAGTGAGTCACCACTCATCACACTCCAAAGCATTAGGCTAATCAACACTCAATACTAATGCATAATCTTCATCTTATCCTTGCAGTTATTCTTCGAGGACAGTGTCCGAAACATCCAATCTGGAAAATGCGTAGGGCTCGACACTGTACTGGTAAGGACATATTCTTGCAAACATATCTGTGTCCCTTTAAAAACAAAGATTTACACATAATTTTGAATGCAGGTTGGGAAATCACAGAGAGTGAAAGGAGCAGATTACGCGCTGGAAAGCATCCATAACCTGAGGGAAGCCATACCCGAGCTGTGGGAAGCCGATAAGATTGGCAATGTGAGCTACACTGGCTCAGGGGTTGTTGCAGTGGAGACATCTGTGACTGCTTAATTAGGTTTCTATTGTCATTATCATTGCAAGGGAGAGAGATCCCATGTTTCATGAGATCTTCTTTTCTTGCATTTGTGTCACATGTCCACTTCAATCAAGCCTTGTAAATGTTTTGGTGTTAATATAAAGTTTATGATTATTTGCAATGATTCAATTTGTGTTATGTGTTTGCCACGTGATTGAATTGCAACGGATGGTTGTTACTTGGTAGTCCCATCTAGCAAGTTGGAGTTGAGTTTGTTACGAAGTTGAGCTGGGATTGAAATAATTTATTGAGACTTTGAAAGTGATGTAATTGGTTGATTGAATAAGTAACAAACTAGCTATAAGTCTAGTATTGCATCATAGTCAAGATTAGTGATGGATTAGTATATGATTAATGATTTTGTTAGGACGGTGTCTTGATAGTGTTGCCATGATtatagggctggcaattttcgacacgacacgataatccgacacgaatccgcacgaaattattgggttggggtcaagtcttattggatccgtgtccttatcgggttgacccattaagaacccgataatttcgggttgggttcgggtcggatgcgggtcggatacgggtaacccattaagaaataatattattatttttattattatttaaaaatatatatattactttaatgttttaatttcttataaattaggtttaaatagtataaaacgaattttaattgtgtaaattaggttaaaaattaaggtttaatcgtgtaatattaggttttaatcgtgtaatatcaggttcgggttgttatcgtgtcgtgtcaacccatattatatcgtgtcgataacgggttcgtgtcgggtgcgggtcgtgttcggatttgaaggtagcaggtcgggttcgtgttcggatttacagtttccttaacaggtcgggttcaggttaggccttattgggttgggtcattatcaggttgacccgataacgacccaatccgcacgactTGCCAGCCCTACATGATTAGTGAAAATACTTGTAATCTAGTCTTTTCGATTTCGTTGTCGATGATGTCGCTCGCTgtcattataaaataaataagttgcTTTAGGGGtctatatttttctttaaacTTGCCTGTCTAAAATCATCATTCTGTTAACTAATTTTGAAATGCAAAGAAACAGAGCTGCAGAATGATAGTTGAAGAATACAAAAATGATAAGTGCAAGCTTTGCTTATTGAAGTCAGCTTCAGTGAGAAATCAAAAATCGAAAAGCGAAGTTGAGAGGTGGAGTAGTCCTGTGGAAGGGAGGGAGGTGTATCCCAAACGCCTTCCACGGCTCTCTTTGGTGTGGCCGGTGAATGGATTGCAGCCACTGATTTCGGCTTCACACATAATACCTATGGAATCAACTCAACACGACATACTTGTGTACTATTTCAACTAGTACTCTAATTAAGCTAATTCCCTGTATTTATTATGATTAGAAAGGCTTTAAAAGAAACTCACAGCCTCATGACCCTTTATCCTTAGATCATTCAGCTTTAGATGCCAACGAAGAATCTCTCTCACATAATGCAATCTCTCTCGTGAATCATCGATTGTACCACATCGTCTTTAAAATATAAGTAATCTAGAGATAATGCTATTGATCAGTAGAGTATAAAAGTGATTTCTGAAATCAAGTAAAAAGGCCATACAGATACTCCATGTACCCTCTCGAATACAGCATAAGCCGGCTGAGCGCAATTGAATTTGC
It contains:
- the LOC121764166 gene encoding suppressor of disruption of TFIIS-like codes for the protein MEYSQVQVPKYDCLLFDLDDTLYPLSTGLATSVLKNIQAYMDEKLGIDESKIPDLCNLLYKNYGTTMAGLRAIGYDFDYDEYHSFVHGRLPYENLKPDPVLKSLLSSLPIRKVIFTNADKVHAIKALNRLGLEDCFEGIICFETLNPTHKSTASDDEDDTEFIGSTQSSTAVNGTSGVFDIIGYFSQPDAQPSGLPKTPIVCKPSESAIEKAIKIANIDPHRTLFFEDSVRNIQSGKCVGLDTVLVGKSQRVKGADYALESIHNLREAIPELWEADKIGNVSYTGSGVVAVETSVTA